Genomic segment of Coffea arabica cultivar ET-39 chromosome 1e, Coffea Arabica ET-39 HiFi, whole genome shotgun sequence:
CAACAAAAATCAAACAAGAGACTCAAGAATTGATCCAAAGGATGGGGACATCTAATTAAAATAGAGCAGTGGGTGAGCGTGTGAAATACCTGAGGGGGACTAAATAAACTCGCTGGCCACCATGTCCAGAAATGGATTGTTCTTCTAGCTGTTCATGCGGCTCTTGATTTTGCTGCTGTTGTTGAGAATGGGAAGAACAATCCGAGGATTCATCGGAGCTATTAAtgatactactactactctCCATTCTGCTTTCTGgttaaagaaaaaggaaaaaaatccaaTGCGTCTATCTGGTATGTAATCAATCAATGTATGGATTGATGAAAGAGAGAGCAAAACACGGGGTCAGAAATGGCGGATGGGATTTGCAGGCAAAATGGCCATCGTTCTTGTTTTTTCCCCCTTCACTTCAGACGGATagacaaaaagagagagaagggcgGATTTGCAGAGAAACAAGTGGAGCTTTTTTCTGTGAAGAGGACTCAAAAGGATGGTAGCAGTAATTAGTAGTAATTAGTAAAAgcgtaaaaatattagtgacTATAGACTGTATAGTAATACTACTAACTCAGCAATATTTCCTTCTTATAATCATGTTTATCACTAATAGGCTTTGTATAGTGCCAAATTCGAGAGAGTATCTAAAACCAACCAGCTCTTACGCATCACGTGAGCAACTCATCACTAATCACATTTATCACCCACAGATTTGATATAATGCCAAATTCGAGAGTATCAAAAATCAATCAACACTTACGCATCACATGAGCAAATCATCATTATGAAATATCCGTTTTACTCTTAAAAAGTACTAATTTTGCACATTTTGATACTCAGTGTCAAGAACACACAAAGTATTGTTTGCCTCGCAGGCAACCTTAGGTGAAGAGGAATTCCCAACAATTGCAAGGTGTAATCATATGAGACCATTCATAACTCTaggagttttccattttgaaaagtTTGCATGGTGTAGATGACAAATGGAGAAAAAGAATGACTTCGTTAATACTTTATTACTCCATGGTGTAGATGAAAAGAATAGGACTAGTAAGAAAAAGAATTACTTCATTAATACtatgaagaaagaaaacctatATTCAGGATATGGAAAGGAATTTCAGAGTTCATTCTAATACATTTTTTGATTGGGTCCACCCGATGAAAATTTTATGCAATTTAGAggatttttgataaatttgaacTTTTTTATTGTCGAATGTTACATCCCTATTAAGTATTAACGCGTATAGATAGGAGCACGAGAAAAAAACacctctttttttatttatttattttgagcCAAGTATCCAAAAACGAGGATAGGCACGAGGTAAATTACAGCTCTTttgagaaagaaaaatatgCTTTCTAATCAAGGAAATGAATCATTAAGCAAGAGGTGAATTACAGCTTCTtcgagaaagaaaaaaaaaactttctaaTCAAGGAAATGAATCATTAGTAGACAATTGAAAGCGAAGTTATCCATCTATATGATTGTGTAAATTACTCAATTGTAGACTAGAAAACTTCCCAACTAGGTTTGGCATCTCATCTTGTTATGGAATAAAATCTACCTTAGTCCTTCATagtgtatattatatattatggGTCTGTTTGTTTGGAAGGAAAATCTTTTCCAGGAAAACATTTTCCATATTTTCAATTGTTTGGTTGTCAATtaatttgggaaaataatttctGATAGAAAATAAGTTACACCCACCGGAGGAAAATAACTTCCGTATCTAACCCTGTGAAGTTATTTTCCTCAGCTTCTTTCACAGCCTCGCAAGGATTTTCGACATCAGCAAACAAAAATCCAAGGGAAAATAACTACTCGgagatctctctctctctctcatttttttccttttgttcccGAAGAACCCCCATTCCCGCTTCCTCCGGCGTCAGTCCTCAGTGGCGATCACCTCCTCCGGCGACACTATCTCGGTGGCTACCACCGCATAATCTATATACTCACGTCATCTTCATTCGGCAGGTTTTTTAACTCTTAGTTTCTAATGAATTAATTTGGCTGCTGAATTTTGGGGGTTTTATGATTCTTGGAATCAGAATCCGGGTAGGGTAGGGTAGTGTTTTTCTTACAATCTGGTGAGACCATTTGTGACAAGATTTCGCTGGGGTACCACCAGAAGACAATTGGatacttcctttttcttttttggttgaaGTTCCTGTACCCCTTTTGATGTTGGAATTAGATTGATTTCAATAATTAGCTTGAGTTTGCTGCTTTTGGGTAAACACCCGTTGATAACAAGTGACATTATTTACTTCCCATTTGCCCCAGTGATGATTGTGTTTCATTTTGGTGATTGGGATATGGAGGAATTCTGTCTTGTTGAGCTTTATtagtataaatagaaaaaaggaatttggaaaatattatCACTTAATAACCAAACACTGGAAAATTATGGGGAAGGAAGTGATTTTCCAGGAAAATGACTTcgatggaaaatattttccctaggaaaatattttcagtccAACCAAACGGACCCTATATGTATGTCTCCTTACGTATgtgtgtgcatatatatatacacgtatACGCACAATAATTTTTgtgtattttatatatttttcttattagttGTATTTAACATTTTCTTATTAGAATGAAATCTATCTTTCTTGTCTATAGTGTGTATTATACATAAGTCTATTTATGTGTTCCTATATCAGTATATCGCACATCCACACGTCTCATCTTGTTATAGAATAAAATCTACCTGACTCCTTTGCAATGTACATTACACGGACGTCtatttatgtgtgtgtgtattatatatacacacatcCACACATAAACAATGTCTATGTATTTTACATGGCGTATTTGGTTGGAAAAACCTATCTTTCTTATCAATTGTATTTAACTTTTTCTGTAGTGTATAACAGCTTTTTACTCTTTCAAGTGGGAAAATAAAACGGTCTAAAAAAAGTATGCAACATTTTAAGGGTAATTCAGTGCTAGGGTTGTGTCCATATAATACtccaatttttaaaataaaattattttatccaTTTTAAAACTACTTTTTTatccattattttttttctctcttactTTTTTATGGAAATACTGGATGCTGGCTAGAGCAAGCAAGAAGCTAGTAAAGGATGTCATTCATGGTTTTATAATGCTCTGCTGCCCCAATAATGTGAGAGTGTaggacaataaaaaaaatttgtttagtgcaaatatatatatatatatatatatatatataattttttttttatgaagtcCCAGAACAATCTAAATATGGATCCTCAATGTCCTCATTGCGCTATTAATCTATTTTTGTTACTTTGagcttacatttttttcttcctttttgtttccaagagaggaacatcacataataagttGAATTTTATTTAATGTTATTGTCTATGCAAACATTCAAAAACATTACTTGATCCTGCACCATGATGATGCTTTTCCATTTTGGAGAGCATAACCAATTAAAAAGGACTTTTTGTGAGTTGAATTGTTTAATCGTTATATAATCAAGATTTGCAGTtccattttttctctttttgtttttggctGAGATTTTGACAagttttcttgatttggctGTATCAAAGTATAACCTCAATCCTAATGAGGAAGCATCATATTCATAAACATTACTCACATTAGTACTTATATTCTGGTTAGGAAACTCCATCAAAGAATATGTCAAATACTAGCATTTTATAGAGCAAGAGTGGTTAGTGTATTGGGAAATGGTCTCACAAGCATCAAAAATTAACATTTGGCCTTGATACAAATAGTTAGAAACCACACAATTAGAGAAATAGATGGCTAAATGATAAGGCCGCATCAGCTTTGCACTCTCTTCTCTATGTTGGGAAATGGTCTCACAAGCATGAAAAATTAACATTTGGCCTTGATACAAATGGCTGGAAACCACACAACTAGAGAAATAGATGACCAGATGATAAGGCAGCATCAGCTTTGCACTTACATCTCTATCCACTGATTTAGAAATCATGAGCTGCTACACTTCAATAATAACGTGAGCCAGTATCATATAACCGGCCACCAGGGTACTGAAGTCTATGCTCAAAATCATCGTTCCTGCCACTACCAAGAAATCGTGCACGCTCTCTATGAGAATCATAATTATCAGCATTGTAAAGTCGCTGTGGATCTCTAGCTGGAGGAGTCCCCGTACTGTACCCTTGAGGATCACCATGGCCACTGCTAGAATAGTGGTCCATTGAAGCCTGCTGGTATTGTTGTTGTCTGGAATGAGATTCTCGTCGAAGAAACTCATCTCTCCGACTGGCATGTTGAGCTCGAAGTGCAACAAGCTGTTCTTGATATTGTGCATTGATCATATTTATTCTCTGGAAACAACGGATACAACTTGTGTTGGTCAGAAAGAAGATTGGCTAAGCAAAGGGAAAGAAGCCATGGGAACATAGCAACAATGCATGGATTTCATTTCTGGAAGTGGATTCAATATGCTCGTGCTTTCAAATGTCAAATatgaaaataagataaaaattaaACTTCAGTGGCTAATGACTTTTTAGATCAAAAAGCAAAGGAGATCTTTTAATTTAACAAATACAGGGTGTAAGGATACACTTTAAGTTGAACTAACCTCCCGATGCCTAGCAATTTCCGCGTCCTCCGCATCAATTTGCTCCTTGCTCAGTTTCATGAGATCATCGAGGAATTTCTCCTCAAGTCCTTCAAAAGTCTGCGGCATGAAATTCTCTTCATACCCCATATTCATATCTTCTCCACGAGGTTGAGACCTTGAATCATGGCTGCCTTGCCTCTCCGGTGCCATCCTTGGCTCTGGCCTTTGGGCTTGGTAGTAAGACCTAGGTGCTTCGTTCCCTTGACCTGTAAAAGAAATTCATATCAGATCCAAGCACAGAAGGGCACATAAATTTTGTCATCCCACTAGTAGAATGAAGCAAATGTATAGGTAAGTCTGCAAAACATAAGAAGTTGGTTGCACAAAGATCCTGGAAGGTCCCAGTTCAACTTTGACTCTTTAAAGATAAAAACATGCCTTTTCCCAACtgaagaaatacactttagtttCGTGAACTCTCAACAAAGGTCAAATAGAAAAGTAAAGATTATGGCCAATGTGGAACAAACATCTCATCATATGTAAACATGCATGCCTTTTGAACAGAACATGATCAGCAACTTAACGTTTCCTattggttgaaaaaaaaaacatcatgCCAAAACCCAATCCAATCTGCACATACTTAACTGCTGCATTTATTTGTCGACAACAGTAATGCACTTAGGGTAGAAACAATCGAGCTACCTTCTAGCTAGTCCTTCCTATTAACCTTTTAAACATTTTGAATCAATCAATCGTCACTTTGTTCTGAAAGAAGGATTTAGCATTGGTTAACTCAATGGCAGGCAATGCTTGATAACATGTGACTGTGGAGCTCTATtgcatgagagagagagagagagggttgCATGAAAACTGCCAAAATATGATACAACACGCATACGAGATCTTTCTATTcaagcattaccaatttatccTTGCATAGTAGTTTCACTGACTAAAACTGAGGAACCTTTATCAATAAGACATTTCAATAATTCAATGCCTAGTTGCTATAAACTTTCAGAGCGATCTTTGGTAATGCATGTTTGACTCTTTATACAATGAATGAATTAAGACACCCACAGAGTTGCATCCCCAATCAAAATATCAATAAGGTTCGAAAAAAATGGAAAGCATAATCTTGCACATAATTGAACAGCCCCAGATTCGTTCATACAAGCcaataaaattgcaaatttatGCTCCCAATTATGGAAATACATATCTCCAGAAcaattttcctttcaggggcACAGAAAACTATTGTACTGCAGAAAAGGCCCCCTTTACCaagttaaattttgaaacacaGTTCAAATTGACAAAGACCACTAATCATCCCATCCCAAGATCTTAAAGGTACAGACTTTGTCAGGGAGCAGCAATTCCTGGAAGATTTGCTGTTTCCCAACAGTCACACCTATGCTAGTTTGTGTCACCATACACTTTGAAACATCTAGATGGCTAGATTGCAAAGCCATCTGAAAAGGCTACCTTGTCAAAGACTGTCTAAAACACAGATACTAAACACTTCATATTATCTATAATCTGTTTTAATTCGATTCTTAATCTAGAAGTGGAACCCGAACATACCAGCATTTGAATAAAAGGGACAAAACCAACATTCAATACCAAAACCTATCTCAACCAGTTCCAGGGcattaaatcaaaacaagtGGTTATCAGTACTTACTAAACGGATATCTCGGTTGCAAAATGAGATGGTATCATAGATTTTACACCGCTAAAAGAAACATATAAACTAATTTTCGCATGAACTTAGCACCATATGCAGTCTTTAAACCAACTAAAGGATACAATTCAGAATTACTCCTCACTAATGCAGGTAAAACCAATGCCCCTAGATCACAAAGGACAATAACCTTCCAATGCCACAATGCTTTAACAGCATCATTTCGACGTTTTCCACTAACACACAAATTTTTATCGAAAGCTGAAACATTTATTAACGAACGCTATCAGGTCAATTACAAAATTAAAAGTACAGAAGATACACAAAGCCCAGAAAGAAATCACAGCCAGCGAGTGCAGCATAAATCTTACCTGAATCAATAGCCAATTCATCCAaatgagtcaaaaaaaaaattgaaacccacGTCAGAAAAAGCATAAAGAATAAATGGGACaactaattgaaaaaaaaaattaagctaaaaatGGAATCTTGCCTTCATTGTGGAACATGTGGGGTGACATAGGGCTGGATAGTCTGGCCCCATCTCTTTCCAATctccattgattgtgattactACTATGACGCTCAGACTTGCTGCTCTGCTGCTGATGATGATGCATGTGAGGCGATGGCGCCATTCCCGCAG
This window contains:
- the LOC113704890 gene encoding uncharacterized protein, yielding MRRPGGGGGGGGGGHNYGGGDSSAAYAAAGMAPSPHMHHHQQQSSKSERHSSNHNQWRLERDGARLSSPMSPHMFHNEGQGNEAPRSYYQAQRPEPRMAPERQGSHDSRSQPRGEDMNMGYEENFMPQTFEGLEEKFLDDLMKLSKEQIDAEDAEIARHRERINMINAQYQEQLVALRAQHASRRDEFLRRESHSRQQQYQQASMDHYSSSGHGDPQGYSTGTPPARDPQRLYNADNYDSHRERARFLGSGRNDDFEHRLQYPGGRLYDTGSRYY